The Clostridia bacterium sequence ATACGTAAATCAGGAGCCACAATTATAAAAAACTGCTTCGTTTTAAAAAACGAAGCAGTTTTTTTATAATTTCCCTCTGCAGGAAGCGACAGCAAATAAAAGATATGGTAAAATCGGGGTAGAAATGGAGGTTCTTAAATGCGCAGCAAAATAGATAATTTAGTACCATATGATCCAGGACTAACATTAGAACAATTAGAAAAAAAATTGGGTAAGCCTATTCTCAAATTAGCATCTAATGAAAGTTTATGGGGTCCAACTCCAAAGTTAAAGGCTTATTTACAAAATAATTTAGAGAGATTAAATTTCTATCCAGATGGAACTGGTGGAAAATTAAAAAACATTTTAGCCGAATTTTGGGGTCTTTCTTCGAGCAATTTATGTTTAGGTAATGGTGCCGATGAACTAATCTTTATGTTGACAGCGGCTTTTTTAGATCCATGTGAAAAAGTTATTATTCCTACCCCAACATTTAGTAGTTATGGTATTGCGGTAACAATTGTCGGTGGGCAAATTATTGAGGTACCCCAAAAAAATTTAGCAATAAAATTAGATTCTTTAGTACCTTTTTTAACACCGGAAATAAAAATGATTTTCCTTTGTAATCCCAATAATCCTACTGGTACTTATTTTTCCGAAAAGGAATTAGAGAATTTTTTAAAAAAAGTAGGTGAGGAAACTTTAATTATTTTAGATGAGGCTTATATAGATTATGTGCAGGCCGAAAATTTTCCTTGTTCACGAAAATTAGTGAAAAAATATCCTAATTTAGTGATTTTACGTACCTTTTCCAAAGCCTATGGTTTAGCCGGTTTACGTGTTGGTTATGCTGTTTCTGCAACAAAAACGATTCGACAATTAGAAAAGGTTCGCCCCCCCTATAATGTTAATACTTTAGCTCAAGAAGCTGCTTATGTAGCTTTTCAAGATAAGAAGTATTTGACTAGGGTAATAAAAGAAACTTGTGAAGAACGCGAGTATCTGATTCGGGAATTGACCCCAAAGGGTCTGAGGGTACTTTCCTCCCAAACAAATTTTATTTTAATAAATATCAAAAACTCCCCTGTAGTTTGGGAAAAACTAAAAAAGGAGGGAATATTGGTTAGAAAAATGACTTCTTTCGGTTTAGAAGATTGGTTAAGAATTACCGTACCCCCTCGAAAGTTTAGGGAGCAACTGCTGATTTGTTTAGAAAAATGTTTAGGTAATTGATTTTTGTAGATATTTACCATTTTTGAAGGTTTGTGTAATACCATTAATTACACTAGTTAAAGGATCAGGAGCAAGTAAAATAGGGATTTTTAAGGCAGTATGAATTGCCTGATCAAGATTTTTAAGTAGAGAACCACCTCCGGTTAGGGTTAATCCCATTTGCATGATATCTGCAGCTAATTCCGGGGGTGTTCTTTCTAAAGTAACTTGAATCGCTTCAATAATTGAGTTAATTGGTTCAATAAGAATTTCACTGATTTGTTCAGCCGTTATTACTTGAATCGTTGGCAGACCTGTAGCCAAATCCCGTCCTTTAATTTTATGTTTGGTAATAGGGGGATTACAGGCATAACCAAATTCAAGCTTTATTTGTTCGGCAGTATGATTGCCTATTTCCAAGTTTATCTGTCTTTTAATACCCCTGATGATGGCCTGATTTAAAGAATCACCACCAAGTCGAATAGATTTTCCCACTACAATGCCACCTAAAGAGATAATGGCTACTTCCGTATTTCCTCCTCCAATATTAACCACCATATTTCCCAAAGCTTCATCAACTAATAAGCCTGCACCGATGGCTGCGGCAATTGGTTCTTTAATTAAATTAGCTTCACGGGCCCCAGCTTGAATGGCGGCCTCACGCACTGCCTTTCTCTCCACTTGGGTTGTTCCTAAGGGAACACTTACTAATACTTTAGGTTTAATTAAGCCCAACCCTTTTTTAGCTTTACTAATAAAATATTTAAGAAGTACCTTGGTAGTTTGATAATCATCAATCACCCCACTTTTTAATGGTCTGATAGTAATAACATTATGAGGGGTACGATCAATCATTTCATAGGCAGTTTTACCTACGGCTAAAAGATCACCACTTATCGTGTGAAAAGCCACTACCGAAGGTTCATTAGCGATAACACCTTTGTTTTTTATACATACCAATACATTAGCTGTTCCCAAATCGATTCCCATGTTATTGCCTTTGGAGGTCATTTTTTCACTTCTTTCACAATAATATTTCGGCTGTATCCATAGTATTGTTAAATATGAAAAAAATAATTATTGCATTAGGGAACAAAATATGGTTAAATTATTTCGTTATCAAAGTCCTGGTTAAATAGTTAAAAGAAAGTGGTGACACTAAATGACGCAAAAATCATTAAATCAGAATAAATTACCAATTTATGATGCTCTGCAAAATTATAGGGTTGAACAGACAACTTCTTTTCATGTTCCAGGTCATAAACAAGGACAAGGTAATTTGGAAATGGCAAAACTGCTAGGTGAATCTTGTTTAAAATTAGATTTAGCCTGTATGGAAGATCTTGATTTTCTCAGTCGCCCAGAAGGGGTAATTAAAGAAGCCGAAACTTTGGCTGCCAAACTTTATGGAGCTGAAAATGCCTATTTTTTAGTTAATGGTACTACTTCTGGTATTCAGGCCATGATTATGAGTGTTTGTCAACCTGGAGATAAAATTATTATTCCACGAAATATGCACAAATCCGTAATTAGTGGTTTAATTTTAAGTGGTGCTCAACCAGTTTATTTGGAACCAGAAATTAATACTTTTTGGGGTATAGCCATGGGTGTTAAACCAGAAACAGTATTAAAAACCTTAAAGGAACATCCAGAAGCTAAAGGTGTCTTTTTAATTAATCCTACCTATTATGGAGCAGCTTCTGAATTAG is a genomic window containing:
- the hisC gene encoding histidinol-phosphate transaminase, which codes for MRSKIDNLVPYDPGLTLEQLEKKLGKPILKLASNESLWGPTPKLKAYLQNNLERLNFYPDGTGGKLKNILAEFWGLSSSNLCLGNGADELIFMLTAAFLDPCEKVIIPTPTFSSYGIAVTIVGGQIIEVPQKNLAIKLDSLVPFLTPEIKMIFLCNPNNPTGTYFSEKELENFLKKVGEETLIILDEAYIDYVQAENFPCSRKLVKKYPNLVILRTFSKAYGLAGLRVGYAVSATKTIRQLEKVRPPYNVNTLAQEAAYVAFQDKKYLTRVIKETCEEREYLIRELTPKGLRVLSSQTNFILINIKNSPVVWEKLKKEGILVRKMTSFGLEDWLRITVPPRKFREQLLICLEKCLGN
- a CDS encoding rod shape-determining protein, giving the protein MGIDLGTANVLVCIKNKGVIANEPSVVAFHTISGDLLAVGKTAYEMIDRTPHNVITIRPLKSGVIDDYQTTKVLLKYFISKAKKGLGLIKPKVLVSVPLGTTQVERKAVREAAIQAGAREANLIKEPIAAAIGAGLLVDEALGNMVVNIGGGNTEVAIISLGGIVVGKSIRLGGDSLNQAIIRGIKRQINLEIGNHTAEQIKLEFGYACNPPITKHKIKGRDLATGLPTIQVITAEQISEILIEPINSIIEAIQVTLERTPPELAADIMQMGLTLTGGGSLLKNLDQAIHTALKIPILLAPDPLTSVINGITQTFKNGKYLQKSIT